The following proteins come from a genomic window of Panthera leo isolate Ple1 chromosome E2, P.leo_Ple1_pat1.1, whole genome shotgun sequence:
- the UBE2M gene encoding NEDD8-conjugating enzyme Ubc12, with protein sequence MIKLFSLKQQKKEEESAGGTKGSSKKASAAQLRIQKDINELNLPKTCDISFSDPDDLLNFKLVICPDEGFYKSGKFVFSFKVGQGYPHDPPKVKCETMVYHPNIDLEGNVCLNILREDWKPVLTINSIIYGLQYLFLEPNPEDPLNKEAAEVLQNNRRLFEQNVQRSMRGGYIGSTYFERCLK encoded by the exons atGATCAAGCTGTTCTCGCTGAAGcagcagaagaaggaggaggagtcgGCGGGCGGCACCAAGGGCAGCAGCAAGAAGGCGTCGGCTGCGCAGCTGCGGATCCAGAAGG ACATAAACGAGCTGAACCTGCCCAAGACGTGTGACATCAGTTTCTCAGATCCAGACGATCTCCTCAACTTCAAACTGGTTATTTGTCCTGATGAG GGTTTCTACAAGAGTGGGAAGTTTGTGTTCAGTTTTAAG GTGGGCCAGGGTTACCCACATGACCCCCCCAAGGTGAAGTGTGAGACAATGGTCTATCACCCCAACATTGACCTCGAGGGCAACGTCTGCCTCAACATCCTCAG AGAGGACTGGAAACCAGTCCTTACGATAAACTCCATAATTTATGGCCTGCAGTATCTCTTCTTg GAGCCCAACCCTGAAGACCCACTGAACAAGGAGGCCGCCGAGGTCCTGCAGAACAACCGGCGGCTGTTTGAGCAGAATGTGCAGCGCTCCATGCGAGGTGGCTATATCGGCTCCACCTACTTTGAGCGCTGCCTGAAATAG